Proteins co-encoded in one Cataglyphis hispanica isolate Lineage 1 chromosome 4, ULB_Chis1_1.0, whole genome shotgun sequence genomic window:
- the LOC126849342 gene encoding dynein regulatory complex subunit 2-like: MRRAISRREERVRPQWMKERRQREAEERAQKLKRELLMREIELGALNTKRYRTLWREMMMRIKMPQIVEDVEVAWRNFDRALDIKDYRISFLMDELAESEEQYQKNIRSHTETIDRLLGMYTERIQREEKNYRKTLNETLDQTDAEVSNIYHQQNEEEILLHLITNGVQRQLQESLNNAKSIAIGKIDAFVEESKDIRRLSAAQMENQLRSFWEDLRRVLSDYQNKTQDRQKHYEALKEKDEKDQKIIAQQLLRTTNLFEEIRKFQSKIATYNTSAKAEISEILNEHDFFQKAYWIVKNRFFSGAHYHLFFYIYKINRKNSVLKNETISEQTKDTDQLKTLSIEYNKTIKHLKDLATKGKRLLVLMQICSKYETQREKIILFAGQTKLENSSPPLSDQTIPDWDISRQVNFITYKSTRDRSIEFLRNI, from the exons ATGCGTCGAGCG ATATCcaggagagaagagagagtaAGACCACAATGGATGAAAGAACGGAGGCAACGTGAAGCTGAGGAACGTGCTCAAAAGTTGAAGAGAGAACTTCTGATGCGCGAGATCGAGCTCGGTGCTTTAAACACAAAGCGTTATCGCACATTATGGCGGGAGATGATGATGAGAATCAAAATGCCGCAGATCGTGGAGGATGTGGAGGTTGCGTGGCGTAACTTCGATCGAGCTCTCGACATCAAGGACTACAG gATAAGTTTTTTGATGGACGAATTGGCTGAAAGCGAAGagcaatatcaaaaaaatataagatcacATACTGAAACTATAGATCGATTATTGGGGATGTATACGGAGAGAATACaacgcgaagaaaaaaattatcgaaaaactTTAAATGAGACGCTTGACCAGACGGACGCTGAGGTCAGCAACATTTATCATCAGCAGAACGAAGAGGAGATCTTGTTGCATTTAATCACTAATGGTGTTCAGCGACAACTACAAGAATCATTAAACAATGCTAAGAGCATTGCAAtag GCAAGATCGATGCATTTGTGGAAGAGAGTAAAGATATTCGCAGACTTTCTGCGGCTCAAATGGAAAATCAATTGCGAAGCTTCTGGGAAGATCTGCGACGGGTTCTATCAGATTATCAAAATA AAACGCAGGATCGTCAAAAACATTATGAAGCACTCAAAGAGAAAGACGAAAAGGATCAGAAAATAATCGCACAACAATTGTTACGAACGACGAATCTTTTCGAAGAGATACGAAAGTTTCAAAGCAAAATAGCAACATACAATACTTCGGCTAAGGCagaaatttctgaaattttgaatgaaCATGATTTCTTCCAGAAAGCTTACTGGATTGTGAAAAACCGTTTTTTCTCAGGTGcacattatcatttattcttttacatata taaaataaatcgtaagAATTCcgtattgaaaaatgaaacaatttcAGAACAAACGAAAGACACAGATCAATTGAAGACATTATCGATTGAATACAACAAGacgataaaacatttaaaggaTCTTGCAACGAAAGGTAAACGATTGCTCGTGCTCATGCAAATCTGTAGCAAGTACGAAACGCaacgtgaaaaaataattctgtttGCTGGTCAAACGAAGCTCGAGAACTCGTCACCTCCTTTATCGGATCAAACTATACCAGATTGGGACATATCCCGTCAGGTTAATTTCATCACATACAAAAGTACGAGAGATAGaagtattgaatttttaagaaatatctgA
- the LOC126849045 gene encoding ribonucleases P/MRP protein subunit POP1 isoform X2 encodes MRRRVMSHNVKRLPRRLREAHSAQMAKSANGQNLPSTSKRPSRKYRRRPRNLFSEYSRRQRNKIWLETHIWHAKRFHMIDKWGCRIANYSNDKCFRANYRAITKHCLLQDISYYTCIEIVGEENLLKTTLKTHCNPSTLTFAAKIYSNGHREGTLMFFKKNGYPHFPIGNVHFFWRPNETDIRTIWIWVHPAFYNDFLSEIISSFEFKQNNTERNMTDIMHDLNYFYTNDTNCKMVVLRNTLNRFRLHGPLALDVLREALQIPSLAELNFDPEMNRTITEEQDSLLNNEKLEASKISTDNNVSTQSLERMTIDESKENSTIYQDLSVQDLEKKSWHIEYYKEKENMEISKIQEQLWQSMKFLGSPNLLPMNMVIGLIVLDPRFNLPEKRTKCKTETFSQLKSLYQLPTGSNCSPIWDAQIRHIVSNSCVSTSTINKFRSECLVPGMSNDQYFNKDIMAKIPILLIQKPGTITGLGSSIDIVIPSGWAMPFWLAFIMRCARVGALRESKLIAFESLQLNVPNIYDPNSPAYMREALVSKEELTNKYFCHPPNRRVNYIKFGIRSPFFCDWKNLTKGWSDIENFYVLRNRELLSSLQTEICPVKNRKSKLTKNMQFNFQDFDECKNCLVRVQLSMVGKGLPKKFAIICMPTHEDMKRFENYKKWVGPIEKCHTDPNEKSRKMLRKNHLALLKRLRRQRVQRKETFQDNTLKSLNKSSNATERMSALIHRKIISDQFIRMSKLYLPESTEVRHSCDREVMGYVTIGGLSFSQAKGIGIGYVTLPSLLEIVRSKKSNIVLVRNTQTRQYRLAKLDILDP; translated from the exons ATGCGCAGACGTGTCATGTCTCACAATGTTAAAAGGTTACCACGTAGATTACGAGAAGCACATTCAGCGCAAATGGCAAAATCGGCAAACGGTCAAAATTTACCATCAACAAGTAAACGACCATCCCGAAAATATCGGAGAAGACCACGCAATTTATTTTCCGAGTACAGTCGCAGACAACGTAATAAAATCTGGTTAGAAACTCACATCTGGCATGCAAAACGTTTTCATATGATTGATAAATGGGGATGtagaattgcaaattattcaaatgacAAGTGTTTTAGAGCCAATTATAGAGCTATAACAAAACATTGccttttacaagatatttctTACTATACCTGTATCGAAATAGTAggagaagaaaatttattgaaaacaaCTTTGAAAACACATTGTAATCCATCGACATTAACTTTTGCAGCAAAGATATATAGCAATGGTCATAGGGAAGGTACTTTAATGTTCTTTAAAAAGAATGGCTATCCACATTTTCCTATTggtaatgtacattttttttggaGGCCAAATGAGACAGATATTAGAACTATTTGGATATGGGTACATCCtgctttttataatgattttcttAGTGAAATTATATCGAGTTTTGAGTTTAAACAGAATAACACTGAACGAAATATGACTGATATTATGCatgatttaaattacttttacacAAATGATACAAATTGTAAAATGGTTGTATTaagaaatacattaaatagatTTCGACTTCATGGGCCACTGGCTTTGGATGTATTAAGAGAAGCATTACAAATACCATCTTTAgctgaattaaattttgatccaGAGATGAATCGCACTATTACAGAAGAACAAGATAGtttgttaaataatgaaaaattagagGCAAGTAAGATATCAACAGACAACAATGTTTCTACGCAATCTCTGGAGAGAATGACAATTGAtgaaagtaaagaaaataGCACAATTTATCAAGATTTGAGTGTACAAGATCTTGAGAAAAAATCGTGGCATATTGAAtactataaagaaaaagaaaatatggaaatttcTAAGATACAGGAACAGTTATGGCAATCAATGAAGTTTTTGGGATCGCCAAATCTTCTACCAATGAATATGGTTATTGGATTAATTGTTTTAGATCCACGCTTTAATTTACCTGAAAAAAGAACGAAATGTAAAACAGAGACATTTTCTCAGTTAAAGTCACTTTATCAGCTACCAACTGGTTCAAACTGTTCTCCTATTTGGGATGCACAAATACGCCATATTGTAAGCAATTCTTGTGTATCCACAAGCACAATTAATAAGTTTAGAAGTGAATGTCTTGTACCTGGTATGTCAaatgatcaatattttaacaaagacATAATGGCAAAAATACCGATACTTCTTATTCAGAAACCAGGAACTATAACAg GTTTAGGATCCAGTATAGATATTGTTATACCATCTGGATGGGCAATGCCATTTTGGCTTGCATTTATAATGCGATGTGCAAGAGTGGGTGCACTTCGAGAATCCAAATTGATAGCTTTTGAAAGTTTACAGCTAAATGTACCCAATATTTACGATCCAAACAGTCCCGCTTATATGAGGGAGGCATTGGTTTCAAAAGAAGaattaactaataaatatttttgtcatccaCCAAATAGAAGAGTTAACTATATCAAATTTGGCATTCGTAGCCCTTTCTTTTGtgattggaaaaatttaacCAAAGGTTGGTCAGACatcgaaaatttttacgtTCTTAGAAATCGTGAACTTTTATCATCTTTACAAACGGAAATTTGTCCtgttaaaaatcgaaaatctaAATTAACCAAAAATATGCAGttcaattttcaagattttgatgaatgtaaaaattgtttggTACGCGTCCAATTATCTATGGTGGGAAAAGGATTGCCGAAGAAATTTGCGATCATATGTATGCCGACGCACGAAGATatgaaaagatttgaaaattataaaaagtggGTCGGGCCTATTGAAAAATGTCATACCGATCCGAATGAAAAGTCCCGTAAAATGCTACGTAAAAATCACTTGGCGCTATTGAAACGATTAAGGCGGCAAAGAGTTCAACGAAAGGAAACGTTTCAAGATAATACATTAAAGTCATTGAATAAATCTAGCAACGCAACTGAACGTATGTCGGCTCTAATACatcgcaaaattatatcagaTCAATTTATAAGAATGTCAAAATTGTATCTCCCAGAATCTACAGAAGTTCGTCATTCCTGTGACAGAGAAGTTATGGGATATGTAACGATAGGAGGCCTTTCATTCAGCCAGGCAAAAGGTATTGGCATTGGATATGTTACATTACCCTCGTTACTCGAAATTGTTAGATCTAAAAAGTCTAACATTGTTCTTGTCAGGAATACTCAAACACGACAATACAGATTAGCAAAGTTAGATATATTAGATCCTTAA
- the LOC126849047 gene encoding RNA-binding protein squid-like translates to MKYIIVLAALMAVIYVQAEPADKSASQQTVIIPKSDIIPPVISQVTTSEVAKEQPRNKRAPILLGKALVGGALLGKAALGAGVVGAGVLGAGALGAGIVGAGVLGAGALGAGLYKAKYYGGYGGYGGYGYGGGYGGYGYGEYYPRYHYHNHYHNYPYYNTYYPQYYGAGYGW, encoded by the exons ATGAAGTACATTATAGTGCTAGCTGCCCTGATGGCTGTGATTTACGTTCAAGCGGAGCCTGCCGACAAGTCTGCATCGCAGCAAACAGTGATAATACCTAAGTCGGATATTATCCCGCCAGTAATATCACAAGTAACAACGAGCGAAGTGGCCAAAGAACAACCACGTAATAAGAGAGCACCGATCCTCCTGGGGAAGGCACTTGTGGGCGGTGCTCTTCTCGGTAAAGCCGCTCTTGGCGCCGGAGTTGTGGGTGCCGGTGTTCTCGGTGCGGGAGCTTTGGGTGCAGGAATCGTCGGTGCGGGAGTCCTCGGTGCCGGAGCTCTTGGTGCTGGATTATACAAGGCTAAATA ctATGGTGGATACGGTGGATACGGTGGATATGGCTATGGCGGCGGATACGGTGGATATGGCTATGGCGAATACTATCCCCGTTATCATTATCACAATCATTATCATAACTATCCctattataatacttattatcCCCAATATTATGGTGCAGGCTATGGCTGGTAA
- the LOC126849045 gene encoding ribonucleases P/MRP protein subunit popl-1 isoform X3: MLKGYHVDYEKHIQRKWQNRQTVKIYHQQVNDHPENIGEDHAIYFPSTVADNVIKSAKIYSNGHREGTLMFFKKNGYPHFPIGNVHFFWRPNETDIRTIWIWVHPAFYNDFLSEIISSFEFKQNNTERNMTDIMHDLNYFYTNDTNCKMVVLRNTLNRFRLHGPLALDVLREALQIPSLAELNFDPEMNRTITEEQDSLLNNEKLEASKISTDNNVSTQSLERMTIDESKENSTIYQDLSVQDLEKKSWHIEYYKEKENMEISKIQEQLWQSMKFLGSPNLLPMNMVIGLIVLDPRFNLPEKRTKCKTETFSQLKSLYQLPTGSNCSPIWDAQIRHIVSNSCVSTSTINKFRSECLVPGMSNDQYFNKDIMAKIPILLIQKPGTITGLGSSIDIVIPSGWAMPFWLAFIMRCARVGALRESKLIAFESLQLNVPNIYDPNSPAYMREALVSKEELTNKYFCHPPNRRVNYIKFGIRSPFFCDWKNLTKGWSDIENFYVLRNRELLSSLQTEICPVKNRKSKLTKNMQFNFQDFDECKNCLVRVQLSMVGKGLPKKFAIICMPTHEDMKRFENYKKWVGPIEKCHTDPNEKSRKMLRKNHLALLKRLRRQRVQRKETFQDNTLKSLNKSSNATERMSALIHRKIISDQFIRMSKLYLPESTEVRHSCDREVMGYVTIGGLSFSQAKGIGIGYVTLPSLLEIVRSKKSNIVLVRNTQTRQYRLAKLDILDP, from the exons ATGTTAAAAGGTTACCACGTAGATTACGAGAAGCACATTCAGCGCAAATGGCAAAATCGGCAAACGGTCAAAATTTACCATCAACAAGTAAACGACCATCCCGAAAATATCGGAGAAGACCACGCAATTTATTTTCCGAGTACAGTCGCAGACAACGTAATAAAATCTG CAAAGATATATAGCAATGGTCATAGGGAAGGTACTTTAATGTTCTTTAAAAAGAATGGCTATCCACATTTTCCTATTggtaatgtacattttttttggaGGCCAAATGAGACAGATATTAGAACTATTTGGATATGGGTACATCCtgctttttataatgattttcttAGTGAAATTATATCGAGTTTTGAGTTTAAACAGAATAACACTGAACGAAATATGACTGATATTATGCatgatttaaattacttttacacAAATGATACAAATTGTAAAATGGTTGTATTaagaaatacattaaatagatTTCGACTTCATGGGCCACTGGCTTTGGATGTATTAAGAGAAGCATTACAAATACCATCTTTAgctgaattaaattttgatccaGAGATGAATCGCACTATTACAGAAGAACAAGATAGtttgttaaataatgaaaaattagagGCAAGTAAGATATCAACAGACAACAATGTTTCTACGCAATCTCTGGAGAGAATGACAATTGAtgaaagtaaagaaaataGCACAATTTATCAAGATTTGAGTGTACAAGATCTTGAGAAAAAATCGTGGCATATTGAAtactataaagaaaaagaaaatatggaaatttcTAAGATACAGGAACAGTTATGGCAATCAATGAAGTTTTTGGGATCGCCAAATCTTCTACCAATGAATATGGTTATTGGATTAATTGTTTTAGATCCACGCTTTAATTTACCTGAAAAAAGAACGAAATGTAAAACAGAGACATTTTCTCAGTTAAAGTCACTTTATCAGCTACCAACTGGTTCAAACTGTTCTCCTATTTGGGATGCACAAATACGCCATATTGTAAGCAATTCTTGTGTATCCACAAGCACAATTAATAAGTTTAGAAGTGAATGTCTTGTACCTGGTATGTCAaatgatcaatattttaacaaagacATAATGGCAAAAATACCGATACTTCTTATTCAGAAACCAGGAACTATAACAg GTTTAGGATCCAGTATAGATATTGTTATACCATCTGGATGGGCAATGCCATTTTGGCTTGCATTTATAATGCGATGTGCAAGAGTGGGTGCACTTCGAGAATCCAAATTGATAGCTTTTGAAAGTTTACAGCTAAATGTACCCAATATTTACGATCCAAACAGTCCCGCTTATATGAGGGAGGCATTGGTTTCAAAAGAAGaattaactaataaatatttttgtcatccaCCAAATAGAAGAGTTAACTATATCAAATTTGGCATTCGTAGCCCTTTCTTTTGtgattggaaaaatttaacCAAAGGTTGGTCAGACatcgaaaatttttacgtTCTTAGAAATCGTGAACTTTTATCATCTTTACAAACGGAAATTTGTCCtgttaaaaatcgaaaatctaAATTAACCAAAAATATGCAGttcaattttcaagattttgatgaatgtaaaaattgtttggTACGCGTCCAATTATCTATGGTGGGAAAAGGATTGCCGAAGAAATTTGCGATCATATGTATGCCGACGCACGAAGATatgaaaagatttgaaaattataaaaagtggGTCGGGCCTATTGAAAAATGTCATACCGATCCGAATGAAAAGTCCCGTAAAATGCTACGTAAAAATCACTTGGCGCTATTGAAACGATTAAGGCGGCAAAGAGTTCAACGAAAGGAAACGTTTCAAGATAATACATTAAAGTCATTGAATAAATCTAGCAACGCAACTGAACGTATGTCGGCTCTAATACatcgcaaaattatatcagaTCAATTTATAAGAATGTCAAAATTGTATCTCCCAGAATCTACAGAAGTTCGTCATTCCTGTGACAGAGAAGTTATGGGATATGTAACGATAGGAGGCCTTTCATTCAGCCAGGCAAAAGGTATTGGCATTGGATATGTTACATTACCCTCGTTACTCGAAATTGTTAGATCTAAAAAGTCTAACATTGTTCTTGTCAGGAATACTCAAACACGACAATACAGATTAGCAAAGTTAGATATATTAGATCCTTAA
- the LOC126849045 gene encoding ribonucleases P/MRP protein subunit POP1 isoform X1 — translation MEKKPEKKKQFDEFLGGSESLPHEVNMMQFISSRAHEISAMTSSIENPKQTKLIFQKLPVYMRRRVMSHNVKRLPRRLREAHSAQMAKSANGQNLPSTSKRPSRKYRRRPRNLFSEYSRRQRNKIWLETHIWHAKRFHMIDKWGCRIANYSNDKCFRANYRAITKHCLLQDISYYTCIEIVGEENLLKTTLKTHCNPSTLTFAAKIYSNGHREGTLMFFKKNGYPHFPIGNVHFFWRPNETDIRTIWIWVHPAFYNDFLSEIISSFEFKQNNTERNMTDIMHDLNYFYTNDTNCKMVVLRNTLNRFRLHGPLALDVLREALQIPSLAELNFDPEMNRTITEEQDSLLNNEKLEASKISTDNNVSTQSLERMTIDESKENSTIYQDLSVQDLEKKSWHIEYYKEKENMEISKIQEQLWQSMKFLGSPNLLPMNMVIGLIVLDPRFNLPEKRTKCKTETFSQLKSLYQLPTGSNCSPIWDAQIRHIVSNSCVSTSTINKFRSECLVPGMSNDQYFNKDIMAKIPILLIQKPGTITGLGSSIDIVIPSGWAMPFWLAFIMRCARVGALRESKLIAFESLQLNVPNIYDPNSPAYMREALVSKEELTNKYFCHPPNRRVNYIKFGIRSPFFCDWKNLTKGWSDIENFYVLRNRELLSSLQTEICPVKNRKSKLTKNMQFNFQDFDECKNCLVRVQLSMVGKGLPKKFAIICMPTHEDMKRFENYKKWVGPIEKCHTDPNEKSRKMLRKNHLALLKRLRRQRVQRKETFQDNTLKSLNKSSNATERMSALIHRKIISDQFIRMSKLYLPESTEVRHSCDREVMGYVTIGGLSFSQAKGIGIGYVTLPSLLEIVRSKKSNIVLVRNTQTRQYRLAKLDILDP, via the exons ATGGAAAAAAAaccagaaaaaaagaaacaatttgaTGAGTTTTTAGGAGGATCCGAGTCACTTCCACATGAAGTAAATATGATGCAATTCATCTCTTCACGAGCCCATGAAATTTCTGCGATGACATCATCGATTG aaaatcCTAAACAAACtaagttaatatttcaaaagctTCCTGTATATATGCGCAGACGTGTCATGTCTCACAATGTTAAAAGGTTACCACGTAGATTACGAGAAGCACATTCAGCGCAAATGGCAAAATCGGCAAACGGTCAAAATTTACCATCAACAAGTAAACGACCATCCCGAAAATATCGGAGAAGACCACGCAATTTATTTTCCGAGTACAGTCGCAGACAACGTAATAAAATCTGGTTAGAAACTCACATCTGGCATGCAAAACGTTTTCATATGATTGATAAATGGGGATGtagaattgcaaattattcaaatgacAAGTGTTTTAGAGCCAATTATAGAGCTATAACAAAACATTGccttttacaagatatttctTACTATACCTGTATCGAAATAGTAggagaagaaaatttattgaaaacaaCTTTGAAAACACATTGTAATCCATCGACATTAACTTTTGCAGCAAAGATATATAGCAATGGTCATAGGGAAGGTACTTTAATGTTCTTTAAAAAGAATGGCTATCCACATTTTCCTATTggtaatgtacattttttttggaGGCCAAATGAGACAGATATTAGAACTATTTGGATATGGGTACATCCtgctttttataatgattttcttAGTGAAATTATATCGAGTTTTGAGTTTAAACAGAATAACACTGAACGAAATATGACTGATATTATGCatgatttaaattacttttacacAAATGATACAAATTGTAAAATGGTTGTATTaagaaatacattaaatagatTTCGACTTCATGGGCCACTGGCTTTGGATGTATTAAGAGAAGCATTACAAATACCATCTTTAgctgaattaaattttgatccaGAGATGAATCGCACTATTACAGAAGAACAAGATAGtttgttaaataatgaaaaattagagGCAAGTAAGATATCAACAGACAACAATGTTTCTACGCAATCTCTGGAGAGAATGACAATTGAtgaaagtaaagaaaataGCACAATTTATCAAGATTTGAGTGTACAAGATCTTGAGAAAAAATCGTGGCATATTGAAtactataaagaaaaagaaaatatggaaatttcTAAGATACAGGAACAGTTATGGCAATCAATGAAGTTTTTGGGATCGCCAAATCTTCTACCAATGAATATGGTTATTGGATTAATTGTTTTAGATCCACGCTTTAATTTACCTGAAAAAAGAACGAAATGTAAAACAGAGACATTTTCTCAGTTAAAGTCACTTTATCAGCTACCAACTGGTTCAAACTGTTCTCCTATTTGGGATGCACAAATACGCCATATTGTAAGCAATTCTTGTGTATCCACAAGCACAATTAATAAGTTTAGAAGTGAATGTCTTGTACCTGGTATGTCAaatgatcaatattttaacaaagacATAATGGCAAAAATACCGATACTTCTTATTCAGAAACCAGGAACTATAACAg GTTTAGGATCCAGTATAGATATTGTTATACCATCTGGATGGGCAATGCCATTTTGGCTTGCATTTATAATGCGATGTGCAAGAGTGGGTGCACTTCGAGAATCCAAATTGATAGCTTTTGAAAGTTTACAGCTAAATGTACCCAATATTTACGATCCAAACAGTCCCGCTTATATGAGGGAGGCATTGGTTTCAAAAGAAGaattaactaataaatatttttgtcatccaCCAAATAGAAGAGTTAACTATATCAAATTTGGCATTCGTAGCCCTTTCTTTTGtgattggaaaaatttaacCAAAGGTTGGTCAGACatcgaaaatttttacgtTCTTAGAAATCGTGAACTTTTATCATCTTTACAAACGGAAATTTGTCCtgttaaaaatcgaaaatctaAATTAACCAAAAATATGCAGttcaattttcaagattttgatgaatgtaaaaattgtttggTACGCGTCCAATTATCTATGGTGGGAAAAGGATTGCCGAAGAAATTTGCGATCATATGTATGCCGACGCACGAAGATatgaaaagatttgaaaattataaaaagtggGTCGGGCCTATTGAAAAATGTCATACCGATCCGAATGAAAAGTCCCGTAAAATGCTACGTAAAAATCACTTGGCGCTATTGAAACGATTAAGGCGGCAAAGAGTTCAACGAAAGGAAACGTTTCAAGATAATACATTAAAGTCATTGAATAAATCTAGCAACGCAACTGAACGTATGTCGGCTCTAATACatcgcaaaattatatcagaTCAATTTATAAGAATGTCAAAATTGTATCTCCCAGAATCTACAGAAGTTCGTCATTCCTGTGACAGAGAAGTTATGGGATATGTAACGATAGGAGGCCTTTCATTCAGCCAGGCAAAAGGTATTGGCATTGGATATGTTACATTACCCTCGTTACTCGAAATTGTTAGATCTAAAAAGTCTAACATTGTTCTTGTCAGGAATACTCAAACACGACAATACAGATTAGCAAAGTTAGATATATTAGATCCTTAA